Sequence from the Fodinibius salicampi genome:
CATAAAGCTGCACCCTTATCGCTTTGAGATTGAAGGCATTACCTCCCCGAATGACCTTATGAACGCAAAATTTGGCGACTATGGCGAAATGAATAATGCATGGAGCGGTAAAGACGTCAGAGGGTTTGCAAAAATTCTTTCTAATCAAATTAGTATTCACCAATCTGTAAACAATCATGATTAATACAGGAATTGTGGGTGGGACGGGATACGCAGCAGGAGAACTGTTACGTATCCTGATCAATCACCCCAAGATCAATGTTAAGTTTATTTTCAGTACCAGCAAGGCCGGCGAAAAAGTAAGCTCCGTTCATCAGGATTTTATGGGTGATACCGACCTCCAATTCAGTCACGAATTAGATCCCGACATAGATGTACTTTTTCTGTGTATGGGACACGGTAATTCCGAGGTTTTCCTGCAGGAACATTCTGTAAAGGATAAAACCAAAATTATTGATCTCAGCAGGGATTTCCGTCTGGCTCCCAATCAGAATTTTCAACAGCGATCCTATACGTATGGATTGCCGGAATTACAAAAAGAAGCCGTTGCAGAAGCCGACAATGTTGCCAATCCGGGTTGTTTCGCTACAGCCATACAGCTGGCACTTTTTCCACTGGTTAAGCAGAAAATATTGCACCGAAATGTACATATACATGGCATAACCGGATCTACAGGAGCCGGAAGCTCCCTCAGGGAAACCACTCATTTCAGCTGGAGAAACAGTAATGTTTCTATATATAAGGCACTCCGACATCAGCACATCGGTGAAGTGCGGCAAAAGCTGCAGCAAATAGATCCGGATTTTAACAAAGATCTCAACTTTATCCCTGTGCGCGGCGACTTTACAAGAGGTATTTTTATTACGGCCTATACTCCCTGTGATTTATCACTTGATGAAGCAAAATCGCTATATCAGGATTTTTATCATGATTCGCCTTTTGTACATATTAGCAGCGATCCATTACACCTCAAGCAGGTAGTTAACACCAATAAAGGCCTGCTTCACCTGGATAAAGAAGATGGTAAAATATTGGTTACCAGTATTATTGATAATCTTTTGAAAGGAGCTTCGGGGCAGGCCGTCCAGAATATGAATCTAATGTTCGGATTAAATGAGACAACAGGATTGAAACTTAAAGCTACTTATTATTAAAAATGGAACTATTTGATGTCTATCCCCTGCTCGATCTGGAACCCGTTAAAGCAGATGGAAACTACGTTTACACTAAAGACGGAACAAAATACCTCGACCTGTACGGCGGCCATGCCGTCATTTCGATTGGTCATACACATCCGCATTATGTAAAAAAAATAAGTGAGCAACTTCAGAAACTGGGGTTCTACTCTAATTCCGTACAAAATTCGCTGCAGCAGGAGCTGGCAGACAAGCTCGGACAACTATCCGGTTATGACGATCATCAGCTCTTCCTGTGCAACTCGGGTGCCGAATCTATCGAAAACGCTCTTAAAGCCGCTTCTTTCCATAACGAACGTTCGAAAGTAGTGGTCTTTGAACAGTCGTTCCACGGGCGAACATCCGCAGCTATTGGTATTACTGATAAAGACGAATATTCCGCTCCCGTTAACAAACGAAGTGAAACAGTATTCCTGGAACTCAATGATTTTGATTCGCTGGAGAAAGAACTTACCCAGGAAGATGTCTGTGCCCTTGTTATTGAAGGTGTTCAGGGAATCGGGGGTGTCCATATTCCCGATGATGAATTTCTGAAAAAGGCTCGTAAGCTTTGTAGCGAAACCGGAACTCTTCTCATTTTAGATGAAATACAATCGGGCTATGGCCGAACCGGCAAGTTTTTCGCCCATCAGTATGCCGATATTGAAGCGGATATTGTAACAATCGCTAAGGGAATGGGTAACGGTTTCCCGGTAGCCGGTACCATTATTGGTCCGGATATAGAACCTTTCCATGGAGAATTGGGGTCCACTTTCGGAGGAAACCACCTTGCATGTACCGCAGCTATTGCTGTATTGGAAGTTATAAAAGAAGAAGATCTCATCGATAACGCTGCATTTGTCGGCAATGATCTTTTACAACAGTTAGGAAATCTACCCGAAATCAAAGAAGTTCGGGGGCGGGGACTTATGATCGGAATCGAATTTCCTTTTGCCATTAAAGACTTGCGTTCCAAACTCATTGAGGAGGAACAAATTTTAACCGGTGTTGCCAGCAATCCGAATGTACTCCGGCTCTTACCGCCCTTGTCTGTCACCAGTAGCGAAACAGATCGATTCATAAATGCACTACATAATGTCTTAACCCAGCTAAAATTATCATGAAGAATTTTACTTCTATTGAGGATGTTCCGAACCCGAAAGGTTTGATTCAGGATGTTATAAATCTAATAGATCAATCAAATCATTCAACCATAGGTAAAGAAAAAACACTGGGAATGGTCTTTTTCAATCCCAGTCTGCGTACGCGGCTAAGTACACAAAAAGCGGCCCAAAATCTTGGGATGGAGGTGATTGTACTTAACATTGATAAGGATGCCTGGAATGTAGAATTCGAAGATGGTACCACTATGGATGGAGACTCACAGGAGCATATAAGGGATGCCGTTAAAGTTATTAGTAGTTATTGTGATCTGCTTGCAGTGCGTACTTTTGCAAGCCTAACAAATCGTCAGCAGGATTACGAAGAACGGGAATTGCAAAACTTTTTGAAACATTCATCCGTACCTGTCATAAGTATGGAATCAGCCACGCTGCATCCGCTTCAATCACTTACTGACATGGCAACGATTGTTCATACGAATATTCCCAAGCCAAAAGTTGTGCTCAGTTGGGCCCCCCATCCTAAACCACTGCCACAGGCGGTGGCTAACTCTTTTCTTGAATGGGTTACGGAATTACAGGCTGAAGTAGTGGTTGCACATCCTAAGGGATATGAACTCAGTGAGAAGTTTGCCGCTGGGTACAAAGTCACTCATAATCAGCAGGAGGCTTTTAAGAATGCCGACATTATTTATGCGAAAAACTGGTCGAGCTACAGTGACTATGGAGCAAGGCCCGCGGTAGAAGAAAACTGGACAATCACCTCTGAGTTGATGCAGAAAACTAACCAGGCACAATTCATGCACTGCCTTCCAATCCGTCGCAACGTCGTTGCAACCGATGCTGTTATTGATGATTCATTGGTATACCAACAAGCAAAAAATCGTGAGTATGCGGCGCAGGCTGTCATTAAAAACCTTTTAGAGGTGCTGTAGTGAAAGAACTGAATATTATTAAAGTCGGGGGAAGTATTGTCAATAATGAGGAGCGTCTGACCACATTTATAAAAAATTTCCTGAAGGTTTCAACTCCGAAAATTATTGTGCATGGCGGAGGCTCATCCGCATCTGAACTTTGCCGCAAGCTCGATATACCGATCAAGATGAAAGATGGCCGGCGCATTACAGATAAACCCTCACTGGATGTGGCTGTAATGGTCTATGCGGGACTTATAAATAAAACCATTGTTGCCAGGCTCCAGGGACACTCCTGCAACGCAATCGGCCTGTCGGGGGCAGACTTAAATATTATTCCTGCGAAGATAAGATCCGGCACCGAAATCGACTATGGGTTTGTAGGAGATATTACTCCCGAAGATATCAATACTTATTTTATAACCCGACTGCTGGATGAACAAGTTGTGCCCGTCTTTCCTGCCATTACTCATAATAAAAAAGGACAGCTGCTCAATACTAATGCCGATACCATTGCTTCTAGCCTGGCTATAGCACTGGGCGACAAATACAGCGTCAATCTTACCTATTGCTTTGAAAAAAATGGAGTATTACGGGATATCGAAGACGAAAATTCCTGGATCAAGCATATTAACCATGAAGAATATATTCAGCTCAAAGATCAGGGAATTATCCACGAAGGGATGATCCCAAAACTTGATACAGCTTTTGGAGCCCTGCAAAAAAATGTACAACAAGTACATATTAAGCACGTGAAGAACTTGTCTAACCAAATTGGAACAACATTAACGTTATGAAACAGCGCGCTACCGAAGCTATTGAACTGCTCAAGAAATTGATCTCTACCCCTTCCCTGTCCACAGAGGAGAACAAAACCGGCGATTTGATTGAAGATTACCTGAAGTCAAAGGGAATTCCTGTCCAGAGACACAAAAACAACATTTGGGCCACCAATGAGCATTTTGATGAAGAAAAACCAACTATACTGCTTAATTCTCACCATGATACGGTAAAACCCAATGGAGGCTATACCAAAGATCCCTTTATACCAGTGGTTGAAAACGGCAAGCTGTTTGGATTAGGTTCCAATGATGCAGGCGGACCTTTAACTTCACTTATTGCTACGTTTATACATTTTTATCCTCAAGAGGACTTGACTTATAATTTAGTGATGGCTGCAACCGCGGAAGAGGAAATATCCGGGGATAATGGCATTATCTCGATTCTTGATAAAATTCCGGAAATTGATTGCGCTATCGTGGGAGAACCTACCCAAATGCGTATGGCCGTAGCTGAAAAAGGACTTATGGTACTGGAATGTATGGCCAAGGGGAAAAGTGGTCATGCTGCCCGTAACGAAGGGGAAAATGCTATCTATATCGCACTCAAAGATATTGAATGGTTCAAAACCCATCGGTTCGAGAAAGAATCTAAAATGCTCGGACCCGTAAAAATGACGGTAACCGTAATCAATGCCGGAAGCCAGCATAATGTTGTACCAGACCGTTGTACATTTACCGTTGATATTCGGAGTACCGATATTTATGACAATGTTCACATTTTGGAAACCATAAAAAATAATATTGAATCGGAAGTTACGGCTCGTTCAATTCGTCTCAACCCCTCATTTATTCCCCTTGAGCATCCATTGGTACAAGTTGGGAAGGGTATGGGCATAGAAACCTATGGCTCTCCAACGCTTTCGGATCAGGCCTTTCTTTCGGTGCCTTCACTAAAGATGGGACCCGGAAAATCTGCGCGTTCCCATACACCTGACGAGTTTATTCGCCTCGACGAAATAGAAAAAGGAATAGAGACATATATTAACTTATTAGATTCCGTTATTAGGTCTTAGTTATTAATATTCAGTTATACAATAGATTAGAATGAGAAAAAATTTACAGATAACAAACGACATCAAAACAAATTAAACAATCATGAAACTCTGGGACAAAGGCCAAGCCTCTACAAGCGATATTGTCGATCAGTTTACCGTTGGTCAGGATCGTGTTCTCGATCTCCAAATTGCTGAATATGATCTGCGGGCTTCCAAAGCTCATGCCCGGATGCTCAATAGCATTGATATTTTATCGGATGAGGAGGCAAAAAGTATTATTACAGAACTAAACAGACTACTTGATGACGTAGAGTCAAGCGATTTCACTATAGAAGAAGATTTTGAGGATGTCCATTCTAAAATTGAATATGAGCTGACCCAAAAACTGGGAGAAACCGGCAAGAAAATTCATTCCGGACGATCACGTAATGATCAGGTTTTGGTGTGCCTTCATTTATATGCCAAAGATCAAATTGATGAGATTAAACAACTTATAAAGAACCTTTTTGAAGAGCTCACGGAGCTGAGTGAAAAGCATAAAGAAGTTATCATTCCAGGCTATACTCACATGCAAGTGGCAATGCCCTCTTCTTTCGGACTTTGGTTCGGGGCCTATGCAGAATCCCTTATTGATGACTTGTATATGCTGAATGCCGCATATAAGATTGGAGATCAAAATCCACTTGGATCAGCAGCAGGATATGGCAGTTCTCTCCCTCTAAATCGCAGTAAAACTACTGAATTATTAAATTTTTCTACTCTGAAATTTAATTCAGTAGCTGCCCAAATGAGTCGAGGCAGACTCGAAAAGAGTATTAGCTATGCCCTGAGTTCGGTGGCAGGCACCCTCTCCAAGATGGCTATGGATGTGTGCCTGTTTATGAATCAAAATTTTGACTTTCTATCTTTCCCGGATGAACTAACCACAGGGTCAAGCATCATGCCGCACAAAAAGAATCCGGATGTTTTTGAACTTATACGGGCAAAATGTAACAGCATCCAGAACTTGCCGAATGAATTAACACTTATTACCAACAACCTGCCCAATGGTTACCACCGGGATTTCCAGCTTCTAAAAGAAAAACTCTTTCCAGCGGTTCAGAACCTGAAAGAATGCCTGGATATCAGCAGATTTATGTTCCAGCACGTGGAGGTAAATGAAAATGTTATTGATGATCCTAAATACGATTACCTGTTTAGCGTCGAGGAAGTGAACCGTAAGGTTATGCAAAATACTCCCTTCAGAGAAGCGTATCGGGAAGTTGGACAGGCAATAGCAGAAGGAACATTCGATCCAGATAAAGAGCTAAAGCATACGCATGAAGGAAGTATTGGTAATCTTTGTACTGATCAAATCAGGGAAAAATTTAAGGAAGCATTCAATAGTTAATTAGTATTTCTAATTCAATTTACAAGACTTATGAAAACAAATGTAGCAATCCTGGGAGGCGGTAATCTGGGAACAGCCCTTGCAAAAGGACTGTCTCGAACCGATGAAGCTTCCCAGAAATATGATGTAACGGTTACTCGCAGAAATACTGATCTCATTCAACATCTCGAAGAGGATGGTATTACTGTGAGTTCTGATAATTTATCCGCAGTTAAAGAAGCTGAACTTATTGTCATTTCTGTTCAGCCAACGCAAATTGAACATCTAATCGAAGAGATTAAGCCGGTATTAGACCCCAAACAACATATCATTGCCTCAACAATGGCAGGAGTTTCCGGGGAAGAAATTGCTAAACTAACAGGATCGGGCTATCGAATTCTTCGGGTTATGCCCAATACAGCAGCTGCTATCAATCAGGCAATGACCTGCATCGAAAGGACCCCCCACAAAGAAGCGGAAGAAAAGGTAATTGAACTATTTGAGACGCTCGGCAAAACGCTGGTTATCAACTCTGAACTCATGGAAGCCTCTACTGTTTTAGGAGCATGCGGTATTGCTTTCTTTCTGCGTTATATCCGCGCCGCTTCTCAGGGAGGTATTGAGGTAGGCTTTCATGCTGAGGAGGCCCAGCTTATTGCCTCTCAAACTGCGCTTGGGGCTTCAAGTCTGCTGTTAAACTCGAACAATCACCCTGAGTATGAAATTGATAAAGTCACGACTCCCAAGGGGTGTACTATTGCGGGGCTCAATGAAATGGAGCACAACGGACTGAGTTCAGCCTTAATTAAGGGGATAAAAACATCTTGGGAGATGATAGAAAAGATTCGCTGATTTGACTCAAGTCAAAAAATTAGCCGTCAGATTACTTCAAAATCTGACGGCTAAACTAAAACAACGGTAACAGTATACGTTATATCCTTCTTAAACCTGCATCTTATACTTCTTCGCCTGCTAGGGTAGTTTTCACGTAGTTACAACGCATTCCTGCAATAGCAAAATGGCCTACGTACACTCATCATCCGGTGCCGGTTTAAGGTTAATGTTGACTCATAAAACGAGTACAGGCATTCTAGCGGATTATGGACTCTTCATTAATACATTATTTACAGATGCATTTCCATGTATTGCCATGGGCAAAAGCACTTGATTCTCCATGGTTGATCCATGATTTAGCATTCGGGTCCCACCGATGAAGCTGGCATGTTTTGGGAGCACATTCATCATCTCCGGAACAGGATACCATTCCGAAAATTGAAAATTCCTCTGTACAAGGATTGTATGTAGCAAACATTTCATGTGCCTCTTTCTCATCAAACCCTAAATCCACCGCTTCCTTTACCGAACTCATGATGCATAACGTTGAGACACCATCCACATCTTTTAATGTTGCCACACCTTTGAATCTAACTTTTTCGAAGGCCAAATCTTGTTTTGTTTCCATATTATCCTCCCGACAGGTTTTTATCTAAAACTGGCTCTTATATAATTTTAATTTGAAGTGTCTATTGAAGAAAATACCATAAAGAGAGCCTTCTATAAGGTATTTCAAAAGAGCCACCTTTTAACAAGTTAGTCTTTCGATGATTAAAACCAAATTTAGTCTCTTTGAGATACAAATAAAAACGTATGCTTGCCTCACATTAAATCCGTTTGGCTAAAGAAAATTGTTTTACCCATGCCTCCATGACTCCGTTTATTGGAAATCAGAAAAGATTATTACTAGAAATGCAGTAAAAAAATACCTCAGGCCTCATTGGCAAACGTCGCCTTCATATAATTACGACGCATTTCCGCAATAGCAGAGATAGAAATACCTTTAGGACAAACTGCTTCACATTCTGCGAAGTTGGAACAATCTCCAAAACCCTCTTCCTCCATTTGCTCAACCATGGCTACCGTTCGCTTCTTGCGCTCGGGTTCGCCTTGTGGCAATCGATTTAAGTGCGATAATTTCGCCCCTGTAAACAGGGAAGCGGAAGAATTCGGACAGGCTGCCACGCAGGCCCCGCATCCAATACAAGTAGCATAATCAAAAGCAGTGTCTGCCACTGACTTATCAATGGGGATAGAGTTGGCATCGGGTGCTGAACCGGTCTTGACTGATACATAACCGCCGGCCTCAATAATACGGTCGAAAGCGCTGCGATCAACGACCAAATCTTTGATGACCGGAAAAGCCTGGGCCCGAAAAGGTTCCACAACAATAGTGTCTCCCTCACTATAATTACGCATATGTAACTGACAGGTACAGGTAAGAGCTTTTGGACCGTGTGCGCGACCATTAATCATAAGATTACAGGAACCGCAAATACCTTCCCGGCAATCATAGTCGAATTCGATAGGCTCTTCCTCACCTTTGGCGACAATCTGTTCATTGAGCACGTCAAGCATTTCCAAAAAAGACATATGCTCATTAACATTGTTAAGGGTGTAATCAACCAATCTACCGGGCTCGTCAGGGCCTGCTTGGCGCCAGATTTTTAAGTGGATGGTAAATGTATCAGCCATAATTAATTATTTTACCTAAAATTAGAACACAGATAATAGTGCTTTACTATTCTGTTGAGTCAGTTCTAATTGTGTTCTATTTATAACTTCGTTGTTTCAATTCTACGAATTCAAATTCAAGGTTTTCTTTATGGAGCTGTTCCCGGAGCTCTCCATTAACATCTTTGAACTCCCAGGCAGCTACATAAGAATACTCCTCATCGTTTCGCAGGGCTTCCCCTTCTTCACTTTGATGCTCCTCCCTGAGATGGCATCCTGCCGATTCATCACGATGAAGCGCATCCTCCGCCATCAGTTCACCAAGCTCAAGAAAATCGGCTACGCGACCTGCAAACTCTAAGTATTTGTTATAATTAGCTGCCTCTCCCGGTACGCGTACATTCTGCCAAAAGTCTTCACGTAGAGAGCGAATCTCTTTAATGGCTTTCTTCAATCCTTCTTCATTCCGGGAAATTCCAACCTTATCCCACATTATTTGTCCGAGTTCACGGTGATATTCAATCACACTCTTATCTCCCTGAACGTTTAGTAGCTTATCAATATGCCCCTGGGCATTTTGGGCCGCTTCATCAAAAGCTTCATGTTTTGTGTCTACTTCTCCTAATTCAGTATCAGCGATATAATTACCAACCGTATACGGAATAATAAAATAACCATCAGACAGACCCTGCATAAGGGCACTGGCCCCCAATCGGTTGGCCCCGTGATCAGAGAAATTGGCCTCTCCAGCTACAAAAAGTCCGGGAATGGTACTCATAAGATTGTAATCCACCCACAGGCCACCCATTGTATAATGCACCGCCGGGAAAATACGCATTGGCTCTTCATAGGGGTTATCACCCGTAATATTTTCATACATCTCAAAAAGGTTTCCATATTTCTCGGATATGCTCTGACGGCCTTCCCGCTCAATAGCATCCCGAAAATCCAGATAAACGGCACGGCCAGTCGGACCTACGCCCATACCCTCGTCACAGACGATTTTAGCATTTCGAGAAGCAACATCCCTCGGTACCAAATTACCAAAGGCGGGATATTTTTCTTCCAGATAGTAGTATCGTTCTTCATCAGGGATATCGTTAGGGTGTCGATCGTCTCCTTTCTTTTCAGGTACCCAAACACGTCCATCATTACGCAGGCTCTCACTCATTAACGTAAGTTTGGATTGATAATCCCCGGATACGGGTATACAAGTTGGATGGATCTGCACATAGCAGGGATTCGCAAAAGCTGCTCCCCGCTTATGGCATCGCCATGCCGCCGTAACATTCGAATTCTTTGCATTGGTAGAGAGATAAAACGCATTTCCATATCCCCCACTGGCCAGCACAACCGCATCAGCCATCCAACGCTGAATTTCACCGGAAACCAAATCACGGGTTACAATGCCACGCGCCTTCCCATCCACAATAACCAAATCCAGCATTTCGTGACGGGTATGCATTTCAATATTCCCTTCATGCACCTGACGCATCATCGCCTGGTAGGCCCCCAGCAACAACTGCTGACCGGTTTGGCCCCGGGCATAAAATGTTCTGGAAACCTGAGCCCCTCCAAACGAACGATTAGCCAACAGTCCGCCATACTCGCGGGCAAAGGGAACTCCTTGAGCTACAGCCTGATCAATAATCTCATTGGATATCTCTGCAAGGCGGTATGTATTGGATTCACGAGAACGATAATCTCCTCCTTTTATCGTATCATAAAACAGTCTCCAAATAGTATCTCCGTCATTGGGATAGTTTTTGGCTGCGTTAATTCCTCCCTGTGCTGCAATACTGTGAGCACGACGTGCAGAATCCTGAATGCAAAAGCT
This genomic interval carries:
- a CDS encoding succinate dehydrogenase/fumarate reductase iron-sulfur subunit, with product MADTFTIHLKIWRQAGPDEPGRLVDYTLNNVNEHMSFLEMLDVLNEQIVAKGEEEPIEFDYDCREGICGSCNLMINGRAHGPKALTCTCQLHMRNYSEGDTIVVEPFRAQAFPVIKDLVVDRSAFDRIIEAGGYVSVKTGSAPDANSIPIDKSVADTAFDYATCIGCGACVAACPNSSASLFTGAKLSHLNRLPQGEPERKKRTVAMVEQMEEEGFGDCSNFAECEAVCPKGISISAIAEMRRNYMKATFANEA
- a CDS encoding N-acetylornithine carbamoyltransferase; this translates as MKNFTSIEDVPNPKGLIQDVINLIDQSNHSTIGKEKTLGMVFFNPSLRTRLSTQKAAQNLGMEVIVLNIDKDAWNVEFEDGTTMDGDSQEHIRDAVKVISSYCDLLAVRTFASLTNRQQDYEERELQNFLKHSSVPVISMESATLHPLQSLTDMATIVHTNIPKPKVVLSWAPHPKPLPQAVANSFLEWVTELQAEVVVAHPKGYELSEKFAAGYKVTHNQQEAFKNADIIYAKNWSSYSDYGARPAVEENWTITSELMQKTNQAQFMHCLPIRRNVVATDAVIDDSLVYQQAKNREYAAQAVIKNLLEVL
- a CDS encoding fumarate reductase/succinate dehydrogenase flavoprotein subunit — protein: MKLDSKVPEGPLEQKWSNHLQDIKLVAPNNKRKHDIIVVGTGLAGGSAAASLAELGYNVKSFCIQDSARRAHSIAAQGGINAAKNYPNDGDTIWRLFYDTIKGGDYRSRESNTYRLAEISNEIIDQAVAQGVPFAREYGGLLANRSFGGAQVSRTFYARGQTGQQLLLGAYQAMMRQVHEGNIEMHTRHEMLDLVIVDGKARGIVTRDLVSGEIQRWMADAVVLASGGYGNAFYLSTNAKNSNVTAAWRCHKRGAAFANPCYVQIHPTCIPVSGDYQSKLTLMSESLRNDGRVWVPEKKGDDRHPNDIPDEERYYYLEEKYPAFGNLVPRDVASRNAKIVCDEGMGVGPTGRAVYLDFRDAIEREGRQSISEKYGNLFEMYENITGDNPYEEPMRIFPAVHYTMGGLWVDYNLMSTIPGLFVAGEANFSDHGANRLGASALMQGLSDGYFIIPYTVGNYIADTELGEVDTKHEAFDEAAQNAQGHIDKLLNVQGDKSVIEYHRELGQIMWDKVGISRNEEGLKKAIKEIRSLREDFWQNVRVPGEAANYNKYLEFAGRVADFLELGELMAEDALHRDESAGCHLREEHQSEEGEALRNDEEYSYVAAWEFKDVNGELREQLHKENLEFEFVELKQRSYK
- the argB gene encoding acetylglutamate kinase, which gives rise to MKELNIIKVGGSIVNNEERLTTFIKNFLKVSTPKIIVHGGGSSASELCRKLDIPIKMKDGRRITDKPSLDVAVMVYAGLINKTIVARLQGHSCNAIGLSGADLNIIPAKIRSGTEIDYGFVGDITPEDINTYFITRLLDEQVVPVFPAITHNKKGQLLNTNADTIASSLAIALGDKYSVNLTYCFEKNGVLRDIEDENSWIKHINHEEYIQLKDQGIIHEGMIPKLDTAFGALQKNVQQVHIKHVKNLSNQIGTTLTL
- a CDS encoding M20 family metallo-hydrolase, with protein sequence MKQRATEAIELLKKLISTPSLSTEENKTGDLIEDYLKSKGIPVQRHKNNIWATNEHFDEEKPTILLNSHHDTVKPNGGYTKDPFIPVVENGKLFGLGSNDAGGPLTSLIATFIHFYPQEDLTYNLVMAATAEEEISGDNGIISILDKIPEIDCAIVGEPTQMRMAVAEKGLMVLECMAKGKSGHAARNEGENAIYIALKDIEWFKTHRFEKESKMLGPVKMTVTVINAGSQHNVVPDRCTFTVDIRSTDIYDNVHILETIKNNIESEVTARSIRLNPSFIPLEHPLVQVGKGMGIETYGSPTLSDQAFLSVPSLKMGPGKSARSHTPDEFIRLDEIEKGIETYINLLDSVIRS
- the proC gene encoding pyrroline-5-carboxylate reductase; the encoded protein is MKTNVAILGGGNLGTALAKGLSRTDEASQKYDVTVTRRNTDLIQHLEEDGITVSSDNLSAVKEAELIVISVQPTQIEHLIEEIKPVLDPKQHIIASTMAGVSGEEIAKLTGSGYRILRVMPNTAAAINQAMTCIERTPHKEAEEKVIELFETLGKTLVINSELMEASTVLGACGIAFFLRYIRAASQGGIEVGFHAEEAQLIASQTALGASSLLLNSNNHPEYEIDKVTTPKGCTIAGLNEMEHNGLSSALIKGIKTSWEMIEKIR
- the argH gene encoding argininosuccinate lyase; the encoded protein is MKLWDKGQASTSDIVDQFTVGQDRVLDLQIAEYDLRASKAHARMLNSIDILSDEEAKSIITELNRLLDDVESSDFTIEEDFEDVHSKIEYELTQKLGETGKKIHSGRSRNDQVLVCLHLYAKDQIDEIKQLIKNLFEELTELSEKHKEVIIPGYTHMQVAMPSSFGLWFGAYAESLIDDLYMLNAAYKIGDQNPLGSAAGYGSSLPLNRSKTTELLNFSTLKFNSVAAQMSRGRLEKSISYALSSVAGTLSKMAMDVCLFMNQNFDFLSFPDELTTGSSIMPHKKNPDVFELIRAKCNSIQNLPNELTLITNNLPNGYHRDFQLLKEKLFPAVQNLKECLDISRFMFQHVEVNENVIDDPKYDYLFSVEEVNRKVMQNTPFREAYREVGQAIAEGTFDPDKELKHTHEGSIGNLCTDQIREKFKEAFNS
- a CDS encoding aspartate aminotransferase family protein, which produces MELFDVYPLLDLEPVKADGNYVYTKDGTKYLDLYGGHAVISIGHTHPHYVKKISEQLQKLGFYSNSVQNSLQQELADKLGQLSGYDDHQLFLCNSGAESIENALKAASFHNERSKVVVFEQSFHGRTSAAIGITDKDEYSAPVNKRSETVFLELNDFDSLEKELTQEDVCALVIEGVQGIGGVHIPDDEFLKKARKLCSETGTLLILDEIQSGYGRTGKFFAHQYADIEADIVTIAKGMGNGFPVAGTIIGPDIEPFHGELGSTFGGNHLACTAAIAVLEVIKEEDLIDNAAFVGNDLLQQLGNLPEIKEVRGRGLMIGIEFPFAIKDLRSKLIEEEQILTGVASNPNVLRLLPPLSVTSSETDRFINALHNVLTQLKLS
- the argC gene encoding N-acetyl-gamma-glutamyl-phosphate reductase; amino-acid sequence: MINTGIVGGTGYAAGELLRILINHPKINVKFIFSTSKAGEKVSSVHQDFMGDTDLQFSHELDPDIDVLFLCMGHGNSEVFLQEHSVKDKTKIIDLSRDFRLAPNQNFQQRSYTYGLPELQKEAVAEADNVANPGCFATAIQLALFPLVKQKILHRNVHIHGITGSTGAGSSLRETTHFSWRNSNVSIYKALRHQHIGEVRQKLQQIDPDFNKDLNFIPVRGDFTRGIFITAYTPCDLSLDEAKSLYQDFYHDSPFVHISSDPLHLKQVVNTNKGLLHLDKEDGKILVTSIIDNLLKGASGQAVQNMNLMFGLNETTGLKLKATYY